The sequence GAATgttgtcgcgcagcaccttcttctgGCGCTTCTGGCTGCCCTTGGCGTCAGCGGAGCGCTTACCCTTGGCCATGGTTGTGTTGCGTTAGGGGTTGGGTAGGGAAAGGCGGGTAGCTCGAAGATGAACTGAGAACGGGGAACGAGTCGAAGAGCtatcgccgcagcagcagcaggaacgACCCCAAAAGACGCGAGTGACGGTTATGTAAGAGACGGGCGAAGAGAACGTGAGAgcgagtgggaggaggagagaacatGATGGAGACCATATGAGCCAGTAAAGGGGGCTGTGTAAAGTTAGTTGGCCAGCAACATCCACAGCTACGGGGGATgcaaagaaaggggaaggtTGCTCTGTGACTTAGCCCCTGAGGGCAGTGCACCTTGGGAGTAAGACGCAGCGGATAAGCCAAAATGGGGCTGCAGGTCTTCGTCttcaaaggaaaaggcgctAGGACTGCAGACCTAGCAGTTGACTGTGCGGGTATGTGTGGATGTGCATACATCTCGCCAGACGATTCAATACATGTCAGAGGAAATATTGTGTAGATGCAGAGACAGACAGCAAGTCCCAAATAAATACTCGAGCATGTATGTGTTTGTGTGGCACAGGCGCAatgagagagggcgaggaagTAGGTGAGGCAAGCATGGCAAAAGGTGAAAGTAAAAGGCAACGAAAGCAAGAGGGCCGAGTGGAACTCCGTAAAGGAAGCACATACataaacacccacacacacacatacataaacacccacaaacgcacacacacacacatacacgcgcgcatATGAGGTGTGCAAGAGAGAGTCGTGAGACTGAAAATGAAGATGCactcgggggggggggggggtagaagAGATgaaggaagaaggaaaaaagcaaaagatgCCAGCAAAAGGCGAAGCAGATGGTTTCGTTTGTTTGAACGCTTTAGTTTCTGTGTCAGGTCCAACATGCGCGGGTCGATGCAGGAGTGTTGAGGGAGAGAAATGGCACGCCTTCTATCCACACGCTCCTACGCACGAAGAGGAGTGCTCGATGAACGACTGCGCGGCATAGACGATGGAGGTGATAATGACGTCAGTGGAAATGACGTAAGTACAAGAGAataaaaagagaaaagggcaaggagggagaagacacGCGTAATCAGAGAAAACGGAACAGAGCAGCGTAGGGCAGAAACCCCACCGAGAGAAAAGCCACGGAATCAGCAAGCAGCAATCACGAACAAAGAGTGCAGAGGAGCGGGAGCAAAATCCGCTTTGGTAAGCTGGAAGGGTTGCACCACTTTTGTGTGCGCATGGGGCTatcggtgctgcagtggatctctcgaagaggaaaaaaaggaagaggtATTTCTCTGGGGGAGGTGGTGTAGAGTCTACGCTCACATGCACATtgaaaggaagaggaggggagggaaagggggagcaTATACTGCCATTATTATTCTGCAGCCAGAGCTAAGCAGGCGCTAGCACCTTACCGTATGCGTATGGACACTTAAGACTTCTGTACCTCATGTTCCCGTGTTTCGGTACCGACATGTCTGCATAGGCATGCAAATGTGTGCGGGCCCCGCACTTGTGTAGACCACCGCACAGCACGACCCCAGCAGATGCAacagaaggagaagaaaagcagaTCATACGCTAGGctgggaaaagaagaggaaacgaaagaagaaaagctGAGCAAGAGTGAGAGACGTAGATGTTTGTTGCACAGATGGCTAAgctgcagagagaaaagcgaaaagCGAAGCATAACAGCGTAGCACTACAAGCGCCAAAAGGTCCCAAACAGAGTGGAATCTCGGAGCAGAACGACAAGCTAGGAAGGAGCGGGAGAATAAGACAGAAAGCGAACGTCTGGCTGATTgagggaaagaaaatgaGAGGGCAGCCAGAGTCCGTGCGTATGACCCCTGATACTGTGACGAGTTTGTTGAAGAAGAGGTGGGCGTGCCTCATCCTCtcccaaagaaaaaaatgagcaAAACAGAGAGCGAATGGGTGCTATGAGACAGGGCCTGCGTgacccgcccctccccccctccgtGTCACTGACACCACGCGCATTGGAAGAACGCttgagaaaagaaaaaagacagcggcagagaaaaacaaagaaagaaaatggAGTGCCGAGTCACTACAGTAGAGATGCAGACAGCACTTACTAGCACTGTcaccgtctctccccccGTTGCACACACTTTCGTCATCTCCATCAGATGAAATCTCAGAATTGCAGGGAAGGTGGTCTGATGCGATGCGTACGACATCACATCACTGGGTGACTAAAAGTCAGTGCCTAGAAACACTTGATGACTAAGCCGCACGCCGCGCTCCTGGAGAGACGAGCACTCGGACTCAGAAGAATTGCTGGAGAAGCGCGTGCCACCGATGCCGAGGTAGACAAGATGAGCGCAAGCCGCCAGCGGGGACAACGATGTCACCCCGGTGCAGACGTGTAGGTGCAACTTCGCCAGCTGAGGACACTGGGCCACCGCCTCAAGTCCGTCATCGTTGAAGGCTGTGTCACAGACACCAACCTCCTCAAGCGACGAAAGCTTGCGAAGCGGCGTGAAGTCGCTCACAAGACGACACCCGTGGAGCAGGATGACGCGAAGGctcaaggcggaggcgcagagCATTGCCAGGCATGTGTCCGTCACCGGCGAGCACGAGAGGTTAAGTTCATCCAGCATCGAGAGCTGTGCGAGGGGCGAGAAATGTTCGATGGCGGGGCAGGAGCTTAAGTTGAGGCGTTTCAgctggcagcaccgcgcGATAGCCTCGATCCCGGCGTCGTCCATCCACGTGTCCCGTAAGTCAAGCACCCGCAGCGTTCGCAGGTCAGCTAGCGGCGTGAAAGTGTCGACGACGCGGCACGACGACATGTGCACTTCCTCCAGCTCTGGAAGAGCCTTGATGCGCTCCAGGTCAGAGGTGCGGAAGCGTGTTCGGGCCACGTGGAGATACGTCAGATTCTCTAGGAGAGCTAGTGGAGAGAAGTCCGTGATGTGGTTGCAGCTATTCAGTGCAAGAAAGCGCAGCTGTGAacagctgcggcagaggtggagaagctcCGCATTGTcaaggtgtgtgtgcgacacGTCAAGCCGAGAGAGGTGGGTCAGTGCTGTCAGAGGTGCAAAACAGTCGATGCCGACGCAACCGCTTAGTGTGAGGGTATGCACGCGGTGGCAGCTCGACAGTGCCAGTACGATGTCGCTCGTCACACCGGTTCCAGCCAAGTctacctcctccagctccggcAAGTCGTGCAGGGGGAGATGTTTCACTAGATAGAAGTCGCCAACAACGAGCTTGCGCAGCTTTCGAAATACCGCGTGGAGCTCCGGTGTCATGACCATAGGTAGCTGGCGAGTGGACTGCAGCACTGTCGTGTTCTTCATGATCAGCTCGCGCAAGTGGACGAGACGAGATATGACGCCGAGGCTGGAGATGTGATTGTGGCTGTCGCAGCGGGCATTCAGGTTGAGTATTGTGACAGTGGACGCGCAGAGTGGCACGCGCGCGAGGAGATCCACTGACAGCTCCAGTGCCGAGCTCAGACAGAAGTACACGCTGCGCAGAGGGTATGGGTAGGGGTCGTCGTGGATGAGGCGACGGCTCCGCACCATCCACCACTCCGCATTCTTCACTTGCTGGGTGTCCGTTATAACAGCGACGCGCTCCATAAAGGACGGGTCCATGCTCAGCATTGGCGTCTGCGGTGAAGCAGCATGGCCATAGCAGTGCGCAGGGCAAGCGAAGGCAGCGAGCTCCCCCGCAACTCGCCCGGTAGGCGAGGCGCTTGTGAAGGCGAGGGGGACCGAAGAGGGATCGAAAAAGGCTGCGATAGAGGTCAGTCCCTCCAGGGGCAGTGCACGAATGGGCATGGGAGGGGGAGTACGCCGTTCGTCGTAGggatggtgtgtgtgtgtggtgcacGTGTCCAGTAATGAGGCACGTCTTTACGAGAGCATCCACAGGTGTGCACAAGAGACTAGTGGTgaatcagagagagagaggggggcagacaAAATAGGGCAGATTGTGGTGGTAATGGCGTTGAGTGATTGGGAGAGGGAGTTTTAATCGAGGCTGTCGACGAAGAGCGCCCGTGAAGgtaaaaaggaaaaaaggtCATTACCGGATGGGTTGTGCACTCCCTCCGCTgtgcagaagagaggaaggtcACGGGGGACCTGCCGATGTGGTGGTTAGAGCACAGGGGATAGGTAGACGAGAAAACAGCCAGCTGCTGTCCTTGTGTGCCATACCCGAGGAAGGTTCCTCCTTCAGCATGACGCACTACGACGGACAAGTGAGCAGACAGACGTCTAAAACCACCGCTCGCATACACTTCTGTTGCAGCACGGCTAAATTCCTCTCGTCTAGGAGAAGTCGTATGCCATCGAGTGGGGCCAGGAACCCAACAGGCTGATCTTGTGCTTTCTCGCTCCTTCCTCGGATGAGTGCTGCGCAACTGGGGCCACACGGACCTGGTTGGAGTGCATGCCTCGATCCAAGCAAACCGCGTTCAGGCTTTTGCTCGAGGGCGTCAGCAGTGGCGTCTGTCTTGTAGATAGTAGGGGGTGGTCTGGATGCATGCCAGACGATCTCAGGGAGAAAGTCTGCCAGTTTCAGGCCAAGGCCCTCTAAGACTCTGTGATGTGACTGTATGTCATGCTTTGCActgcttttcttccccccccccgctacCCTGATGAAGCGTGGACGCCTCAGTGTGTGACATCTCAAGGGGTGCAGTGCCCCCCgctcccccactctgtgtgcgGATGCCAGGGCTGACCTCTCTCATCTCTGCTAACGCCGAATCacctctggcggtggcagggtcAGGCACCTACGACATGGGGAGGTCGGCTCGATGTGTCGCcgcggatgtcggcggccaggttCGGGGTGGtgtggcgtcggagcgacccaCGGCAGTGAGAGCATGCCTGTACGGATCCATATAATGGGGAGAGTCGTGACTCGAGCCTCTCTCGCcaggccctcgctgcctgctggtgcagGAGGCCTGGGCCACCCGGAGAAACGTACCACGCGGGGAGCGGCATGGCGGGTGCGGCCGCGAGGCGACCTGTgaggcgggtgggtgggcagggTCTGAGGCAGAGGTCGTACCCCGATGATCGAGCCGGCGTATTGCTGAA comes from Leishmania panamensis strain MHOM/PA/94/PSC-1 chromosome 6 sequence and encodes:
- a CDS encoding hypothetical protein (TriTrypDB/GeneDB-style sysID: LpmP.06.0020) yields the protein MPIRALPLEGLTSIAAFFDPSSVPLAFTSASPTGRVAGELAAFACPAHCYGHAASPQTPMLSMDPSFMERVAVITDTQQVKNAEWWMVRSRRLIHDDPYPYPLRSVYFCLSSALELSVDLLARVPLCASTVTILNLNARCDSHNHISSLGVISRLVHLRELIMKNTTVLQSTRQLPMVMTPELHAVFRKLRKLVVGDFYLVKHLPLHDLPELEEVDLAGTGVTSDIVLALSSCHRVHTLTLSGCVGIDCFAPLTALTHLSRLDVSHTHLDNAELLHLCRSCSQLRFLALNSCNHITDFSPLALLENLTYLHVARTRFRTSDLERIKALPELEEVHMSSCRVVDTFTPLADLRTLRVLDLRDTWMDDAGIEAIARCCQLKRLNLSSCPAIEHFSPLAQLSMLDELNLSCSPVTDTCLAMLCASALSLRVILLHGCRLVSDFTPLRKLSSLEEVGVCDTAFNDDGLEAVAQCPQLAKLHLHVCTGVTSLSPLAACAHLVYLGIGGTRFSSNSSESECSSLQERGVRLSHQVFLGTDF